One window of the Glycocaulis alkaliphilus genome contains the following:
- a CDS encoding GNAT family N-acetyltransferase, protein MVEVETCRASLLGSHERSAWSAFQGANPSLASPYFSLGFLDAVAQARRDTHIAVIREKGAITGFLPFHQGLLGYARPLGGPLGDHHGFIAPSDAQFDLRAVLRQAGLKVFDFSGALGTQAAFRPHAHFTDGSWVIDLSAGYEAWLAGRGAVEPKAFRNLRARRRKLEDETTSFVFRVHDDRPEVLAKALEWKSAQYVRTGHFDVFSVDWTRRLINALGVEGLENAQRLVSSLEIDGKLAAAHVGVRSGTVLHYWFPVYDPEFARVGPGLNLLLEIARELPAQGLKEIHLGPGEYDFKRELASWQFPLMSGYVAAPSLAGAARQLADNIQDAAERLPLGPISTLPGRAFRRIDRFTAFRAA, encoded by the coding sequence ATGGTTGAAGTCGAGACATGCCGGGCATCCCTGCTGGGCAGCCATGAGCGCAGCGCGTGGAGCGCGTTTCAGGGCGCGAACCCGTCTCTGGCGAGCCCTTATTTCTCGCTCGGTTTTCTCGACGCGGTGGCGCAGGCCCGCCGTGATACCCACATTGCGGTGATCCGCGAAAAGGGTGCCATCACCGGCTTCCTGCCCTTTCATCAGGGCCTGCTCGGCTATGCCCGGCCGCTGGGCGGTCCGCTGGGCGACCATCACGGCTTTATCGCGCCGTCCGATGCGCAGTTTGATCTGCGTGCGGTCCTGCGCCAGGCAGGGCTGAAGGTTTTCGACTTCTCAGGCGCGCTCGGCACGCAAGCCGCGTTCCGCCCCCATGCGCACTTCACGGACGGATCCTGGGTGATTGATCTCAGCGCCGGATATGAGGCGTGGCTTGCCGGGCGCGGCGCCGTCGAACCCAAGGCCTTCCGCAATCTGCGCGCCCGCAGGCGCAAGCTGGAGGACGAGACCACGAGCTTCGTCTTCAGGGTTCATGACGACCGCCCCGAGGTGCTGGCCAAGGCGTTGGAGTGGAAATCAGCCCAGTATGTGCGCACCGGCCATTTCGACGTGTTCTCGGTGGACTGGACGCGCCGCCTCATCAATGCGCTGGGCGTTGAAGGTCTTGAGAATGCACAGCGGCTGGTGTCGAGCCTGGAGATTGACGGAAAGCTGGCTGCCGCTCATGTGGGCGTGCGCTCCGGCACGGTGCTGCACTACTGGTTTCCGGTCTATGATCCTGAGTTTGCACGGGTCGGACCGGGTTTGAACCTGCTTCTTGAGATCGCACGCGAATTGCCGGCCCAGGGATTGAAAGAAATCCACCTTGGCCCGGGCGAATATGACTTCAAGCGCGAACTGGCCAGCTGGCAGTTTCCGCTGATGTCCGGCTATGTGGCTGCGCCGTCACTGGCAGGTGCTGCCCGCCAGCTGGCCGATAATATCCAGGATGCGGCCGAGCGCCTGCCGCTGGGGCCAATCTCCACGCTTCCGGGCCGGGCCTTCCGGCGTATCGACCGTTTCACAGCGTTCCGGGCGGCATGA
- a CDS encoding polysaccharide biosynthesis C-terminal domain-containing protein: MLNRHLLTYLPVYAAQILVGFGSVVVFTRVLSPEDYGRYTLVLAGALLTQTLVFTWLDAAVARHHARATARGRLGGHLATAFSLYGALAVLSLVIFGGAIAFAPVSTEMKTVCAFALVSQVLRSAMMIALETRRAEGEAVRFALLESFILSAGFGLGVVFILAGGMGPAGPFAGIALACVVAILIDIPVLLSKAKRDRAGPRRALRFFAYGAPVAVSLVFEHLLSTGDRFVIAALMGEAATGAYAAGYGITDRSLNIIFIWLGMTAGPLAIKAFEHEGAEAARAVLRQAAGLMGLIAIPAATGIALLSEPFARLLIADSLAGAAAPIMPLIALGAMLNGFMTYVFHESFVIGRKPKVMAGLMAGSAALNLALNLALIPMLGLIGAALATVLSYAIALAACVVMGRGIFRLSLPLDDWVKAATASVIMAAALMALPVPEAAFAHLAFHVPVGVLVYAVVALTLDIAGCRSVFVMPAMRRLQWRGA; the protein is encoded by the coding sequence ATGCTGAACCGCCATCTGCTGACCTATCTGCCGGTCTATGCCGCGCAAATCCTTGTCGGATTTGGCAGCGTGGTGGTGTTCACGCGAGTCCTGTCACCCGAAGACTATGGGCGCTACACGCTGGTACTCGCCGGCGCCCTGCTCACGCAGACACTGGTATTTACCTGGCTGGACGCCGCCGTTGCGCGCCATCACGCGCGCGCCACCGCCAGAGGACGCCTTGGCGGGCACCTCGCTACAGCGTTTTCCCTCTACGGCGCGCTGGCCGTTCTGAGCCTGGTGATCTTTGGCGGCGCCATCGCGTTTGCGCCCGTCAGCACCGAAATGAAGACAGTGTGCGCGTTCGCGCTGGTCTCACAGGTGCTGCGCTCAGCCATGATGATCGCGCTGGAGACCCGCCGCGCCGAGGGCGAGGCTGTGCGCTTTGCGCTGCTGGAAAGCTTTATCCTCAGTGCCGGTTTCGGCCTTGGCGTGGTGTTCATTCTGGCGGGCGGGATGGGGCCTGCAGGCCCGTTCGCAGGCATAGCGCTGGCGTGCGTGGTGGCCATACTGATCGACATTCCGGTCCTCCTGTCCAAGGCCAAGCGAGACCGTGCCGGGCCGCGCCGGGCTTTGCGCTTCTTTGCCTATGGCGCGCCTGTGGCGGTGTCGCTGGTGTTTGAACACCTGCTCTCCACCGGAGACCGTTTCGTCATTGCGGCGCTGATGGGCGAAGCTGCGACCGGTGCCTATGCCGCCGGATACGGCATTACCGACCGCTCGCTGAACATCATCTTCATCTGGCTGGGCATGACCGCCGGGCCGCTGGCCATCAAGGCGTTCGAGCACGAGGGCGCAGAAGCCGCGCGCGCCGTGCTGCGCCAGGCCGCCGGCCTGATGGGTCTGATCGCGATTCCCGCCGCCACCGGCATCGCATTGCTCTCCGAACCCTTCGCCCGGCTTCTGATCGCTGACAGCCTTGCCGGTGCCGCAGCGCCCATCATGCCGCTGATCGCGCTGGGTGCGATGCTGAACGGCTTCATGACCTATGTCTTCCATGAGAGCTTCGTGATCGGGCGCAAGCCGAAAGTCATGGCCGGGCTGATGGCGGGCAGTGCGGCGCTTAACCTGGCGCTGAACTTGGCACTGATCCCGATGCTGGGCCTGATCGGCGCGGCGCTGGCCACCGTCCTCTCCTACGCCATTGCGCTGGCTGCGTGCGTGGTCATGGGCCGGGGTATTTTCCGGCTCTCTTTGCCTCTGGATGACTGGGTGAAGGCCGCGACCGCCAGCGTCATCATGGCGGCTGCGCTGATGGCGTTGCCGGTGCCGGAAGCCGCCTTCGCGCATCTGGCATTCCACGTTCCGGTGGGCGTGCTGGTCTACGCGGTTGTGGCCCTGACGCTGGACATTGCCGGATGCCGCAGCGTGTTCGTGATGCCCGCCATGCGCCGCCTGCAATGGAGGGGTGCATGA
- a CDS encoding glycosyltransferase family 2 protein — MSAPSLSVLIPFHGDDPSALLDALLAQAGADMEIVLFDDGSPAADVFERLSEHPDVLDGAVRILRSDTNIQRSGARNALAGAAKGEWLLFLDADMELPEGFLARWQTLLESAEFDAAYGGYLVPETKAGQFAVHAALARAGDINNAEARAKRGASAFAGSNMAVRSALMARVRFDESYRGWGWEDVDWAVRAAKTGRLAHIDNPAGHGGLQSVDRLITKFAEGGINYARFLARHPDQASLPGARLARLLAQWRLFAPVQALAPALSRTNALPTRARVLALKAYKAACAAAALKEVAP; from the coding sequence ATGAGCGCGCCCTCCCTCTCCGTCCTGATCCCGTTTCACGGCGATGACCCGTCTGCCCTGCTGGACGCCCTGCTGGCGCAGGCCGGAGCGGACATGGAAATCGTCCTCTTCGACGACGGATCACCCGCCGCAGATGTCTTCGAGCGACTGTCCGAGCATCCCGATGTCCTGGACGGGGCGGTGCGTATCTTGCGCTCCGATACCAATATCCAGCGCTCCGGCGCGCGCAATGCGCTGGCCGGGGCGGCAAAGGGCGAATGGCTGCTGTTTCTGGACGCGGATATGGAGCTGCCTGAGGGTTTTCTTGCCCGCTGGCAGACATTGCTCGAAAGCGCGGAGTTTGACGCGGCCTATGGCGGCTATCTCGTGCCAGAGACCAAGGCGGGTCAGTTCGCCGTTCATGCAGCCCTCGCCCGCGCCGGTGACATAAACAATGCCGAGGCCCGCGCCAAACGCGGGGCATCGGCCTTCGCTGGCTCCAACATGGCGGTCAGATCGGCACTGATGGCCCGCGTGCGCTTTGACGAATCCTATCGCGGCTGGGGCTGGGAGGATGTGGACTGGGCCGTACGCGCCGCCAAGACCGGACGCCTCGCCCATATCGATAATCCGGCAGGCCATGGCGGATTGCAGAGCGTTGACCGGCTGATCACAAAATTCGCCGAAGGCGGCATCAATTATGCCCGCTTCCTCGCCCGCCATCCCGACCAGGCAAGCCTTCCCGGCGCGCGTCTTGCACGCCTGCTGGCCCAATGGCGCCTGTTTGCGCCGGTGCAGGCGCTGGCCCCGGCCCTGTCCCGGACAAACGCCCTTCCGACCCGCGCGCGCGTGCTGGCGCTCAAAGCCTACAAGGCAGCGTGCGCCGCAGCAGCTTTGAAGGAGGTAGCGCCATGA
- a CDS encoding polysaccharide deacetylase family protein, with protein sequence MSGIYQPAGNLLGKVRRLAARAGVRRPIDVAINEPIVSFTFDDFPRSAALIGAPMLERRGWRGTFYTAMGFLGTTTHLGDMMQRADIEALHARGHEIACHTYAHLDASHCEPDVFADDCERNCAELMEMGILRPRTSFAFPYGEASPAIKRALQPRYGALRGVRHGINRKGDDLNLLKAVALDGGKAGLDKALRAIHEVKSEPGWLIFYGHDVRENPSEWGCTPEFLATICAEVDAQDLPVLTVGETLSMLSDEPARIPA encoded by the coding sequence ATGAGCGGTATCTATCAGCCCGCCGGTAATCTGCTTGGCAAGGTACGCCGTCTGGCAGCGCGCGCGGGCGTCAGGCGTCCGATCGATGTGGCGATCAACGAGCCGATCGTCTCCTTCACCTTTGATGATTTCCCGCGCTCGGCTGCGCTGATTGGTGCGCCCATGCTGGAAAGGCGTGGCTGGCGTGGCACCTTCTACACCGCCATGGGCTTTCTCGGTACGACCACGCATCTGGGCGACATGATGCAGCGCGCCGACATCGAGGCGCTGCACGCGCGCGGCCACGAGATTGCCTGCCACACCTACGCCCATCTCGATGCCAGTCATTGCGAGCCTGACGTTTTCGCAGACGATTGCGAGCGTAATTGCGCCGAGCTGATGGAAATGGGCATTTTGCGCCCGCGCACCAGCTTTGCCTTTCCCTATGGAGAGGCAAGCCCGGCCATCAAACGCGCCCTGCAGCCGCGCTATGGCGCGCTGCGCGGCGTACGCCATGGCATCAACCGCAAGGGCGATGATCTGAACCTGCTAAAAGCCGTCGCGCTGGATGGCGGAAAAGCCGGTCTGGACAAGGCCTTGCGGGCTATCCATGAGGTGAAAAGCGAACCGGGCTGGCTGATCTTCTATGGCCATGACGTGCGCGAAAACCCGTCCGAATGGGGCTGTACGCCGGAGTTTCTGGCGACCATCTGCGCGGAAGTGGACGCGCAGGACCTGCCCGTGCTGACGGTTGGCGAAACGCTGTCCATGCTGTCGGATGAACCTGCCCGGATACCGGCATGA
- a CDS encoding glycosyltransferase family 2 protein translates to MSEDASVSVLIPTFRRAEGLSRAVASVLAQTRLPDEIVIVDNDPAASARHVASQLADDSPVSIRYVHEPRPGVANARNAGFATATGRFIAQLDDDEAARPQWLESLLATREAMDCPIVFGPVTPLAVDASPTARAFLERLYARTGPQEDALRSRDWGCGNSLIDRAAVSLPDPPFDVRTNEMGGEDDLLFVGLQDTGVRFAWSAKAEVIEHVEGKRARWPHMLARSFAYGQGASQNCIHGTKVDYPGLLGWMVVGLGQAMVFGLIALPARLAAGPEAGAACLDKAVQGIGKLFWMERLAPRFYGAASRG, encoded by the coding sequence ATGAGCGAAGACGCCTCTGTCAGCGTGCTGATCCCCACTTTCCGCAGGGCCGAAGGGCTCTCGCGGGCCGTGGCGAGCGTACTGGCGCAGACCCGCCTGCCTGATGAAATCGTGATCGTGGACAATGACCCGGCAGCAAGCGCGCGCCATGTGGCGAGCCAGCTCGCAGACGATTCGCCCGTTTCGATCCGCTATGTCCACGAGCCACGCCCCGGCGTCGCGAATGCCCGCAATGCCGGGTTTGCCACGGCAACGGGACGCTTCATCGCCCAGCTGGATGATGACGAGGCGGCCAGGCCGCAATGGCTGGAAAGCCTGCTGGCTACTCGCGAAGCCATGGACTGTCCCATCGTGTTCGGGCCGGTCACACCGCTGGCAGTGGACGCGAGCCCGACCGCGCGGGCCTTTCTGGAACGCCTCTATGCGCGCACCGGCCCGCAAGAGGACGCATTGCGCAGCCGGGACTGGGGCTGCGGCAATTCCCTGATCGACCGGGCCGCGGTGTCCCTGCCTGATCCACCTTTTGATGTGCGCACCAATGAAATGGGCGGCGAGGATGATCTTCTGTTCGTGGGGCTGCAGGATACCGGGGTTCGTTTTGCCTGGTCAGCGAAAGCCGAAGTGATCGAGCATGTAGAGGGCAAGCGCGCGCGCTGGCCGCACATGCTGGCGCGCAGCTTCGCCTATGGTCAGGGTGCCAGCCAGAACTGCATCCATGGGACCAAAGTCGATTATCCCGGCCTGCTGGGCTGGATGGTGGTCGGTCTGGGGCAGGCAATGGTGTTTGGACTGATCGCCTTGCCTGCGCGCCTGGCTGCCGGGCCTGAGGCTGGCGCGGCCTGCCTCGACAAGGCCGTGCAGGGGATTGGCAAGCTGTTCTGGATGGAGCGTCTTGCGCCGCGCTTTTACGGCGCTGCCTCGCGCGGCTGA
- a CDS encoding O-antigen ligase family protein, which yields MNALHRAAVWRSAFPRLTFLPLLEAALAVLAILLFSQALLGPLLVDPLKPDAAEALRLVWLPVYGVTLILIAMRPLAFLETAFRAWPLVLLAVLAGLSTFWSIDPDITSRRALALAMTTLFGLWLASRFDWKSLLTILAVSFAILMIGSAIAGALVPGFGVMQQIHPGAWRGLWWEKNTLGAMMGWAVLAFVGAAAFDARRRMLWLALVVPALALVLLSTSRTALLASFIAIAGPGMIAMARRDAASSAIAVMAGVVGVSLGILVLVIGPGVLLEALGRDATFTGRTDIWEALFRQIRERPMLGFGYGVFWQVELGPAHWVRLETSWPVPTAHNGWIETALATGLVGVGIALIAYTGALGSAAMRLFKGNETYWALPFLVMWGLISFSESNLAEQNSLMWVMFTATAAKLAQPREAAP from the coding sequence ATGAACGCGCTCCACCGGGCGGCAGTCTGGCGCTCGGCCTTTCCCCGCCTGACCTTCCTGCCCTTGCTGGAAGCGGCGCTGGCGGTTCTGGCCATCTTGTTGTTCTCGCAGGCCTTGCTGGGGCCCTTGCTGGTCGATCCGCTAAAGCCGGATGCGGCCGAAGCGCTGCGTCTGGTCTGGCTGCCGGTCTATGGTGTGACCCTCATCCTGATTGCCATGCGGCCTCTGGCCTTCCTGGAGACGGCGTTCAGGGCCTGGCCGCTGGTGCTGCTGGCGGTGCTCGCCGGATTGTCCACCTTCTGGTCGATCGATCCTGACATCACCTCGCGCCGCGCGCTGGCACTGGCCATGACGACGCTGTTTGGCCTGTGGCTGGCATCGCGGTTCGACTGGAAGTCTCTGCTGACCATTCTGGCTGTCAGCTTCGCCATTTTGATGATTGGCAGCGCGATTGCCGGGGCATTGGTGCCGGGCTTTGGCGTGATGCAGCAAATCCACCCCGGCGCATGGCGCGGCCTGTGGTGGGAGAAGAACACGCTGGGCGCGATGATGGGCTGGGCGGTGCTGGCTTTTGTGGGCGCGGCGGCGTTTGACGCAAGGCGCCGCATGCTCTGGCTCGCCCTTGTCGTTCCGGCGCTGGCTCTGGTCCTGCTCTCCACCTCGCGCACGGCGCTGCTGGCAAGCTTCATCGCGATTGCCGGGCCGGGCATGATCGCGATGGCGCGCCGCGATGCGGCCTCGTCCGCGATTGCCGTCATGGCCGGCGTGGTGGGTGTTTCGCTGGGCATTCTGGTGCTGGTAATAGGCCCCGGCGTGCTGCTCGAAGCACTAGGGCGCGATGCGACCTTCACCGGCCGGACAGACATATGGGAGGCGCTCTTCCGCCAGATCCGTGAGCGCCCGATGCTGGGCTTTGGCTATGGCGTGTTCTGGCAGGTGGAGCTGGGGCCGGCGCACTGGGTGCGGCTGGAAACAAGCTGGCCTGTGCCGACCGCGCATAATGGCTGGATAGAGACGGCGCTCGCCACCGGGCTGGTCGGGGTGGGGATTGCCCTGATTGCCTATACTGGGGCGCTCGGCAGCGCGGCCATGCGCCTGTTTAAGGGCAATGAGACGTACTGGGCGCTGCCCTTCCTCGTCATGTGGGGGCTTATCAGTTTTTCGGAGAGTAATCTGGCCGAGCAGAACTCGCTCATGTGGGTGATGTTCACCGCAACGGCGGCCAAGCTGGCTCAGCCGCGCGAGGCAGCGCCGTAA
- a CDS encoding GumC family protein gives MESTRGSGTGNSGPAGHARRELDLFDLLALAWSQKLLIVIVFVLLFLPMAGAAWFVLKPEYVAQSRLLVLLDPEDQAPGAAGSGGAFTLDQVLQSEAELLNSETVRRLAIERQGGSPQPSVLREMRTSFKVERAPHASVLQASYGGETPQSAANVLNAIIDAYLAYRREVLVEDGADALGQRLAAAEIAAAVAETNLRAFLTENAIVDFQAERLALVTRMTELENSLLAAEAATQSARGGAAALSQRLQDMPQSIELYVENDVTGQLLALDVRRRELSSRYQDDAPPVQALDREIRALRELVQSGGADGAGQRRTGTNPVYQELDTARLQREAEAAAQARLAATLRVQLDAARSQADRLAGLASQYDRLSREASSRGEAAGRLALQFAAASSRRGGASGIADSVRIVERATPPAQARSLRTAAIGAAGILALGAAVLLGLLKGYFDATRDPRALRPVSRREQDDLADAHVEPAPAPYRQAASTAPAPRPQGGQRAAHVEPAARPLAVLARVRDFGPGAMHGSGHA, from the coding sequence ATGGAATCAACACGTGGATCGGGCACAGGAAATTCTGGCCCGGCGGGACATGCCCGCCGGGAGCTGGACCTGTTTGACCTGCTGGCTCTGGCCTGGTCGCAGAAACTGCTGATCGTCATCGTTTTCGTTCTCCTGTTCCTTCCCATGGCGGGTGCGGCCTGGTTCGTGCTGAAGCCCGAATACGTTGCCCAGTCACGGCTGCTCGTGCTGCTGGATCCTGAGGACCAGGCGCCCGGCGCGGCCGGCTCCGGCGGCGCGTTCACGCTTGATCAGGTGCTTCAGTCGGAGGCCGAACTTCTCAATTCCGAGACGGTTCGCCGCCTCGCCATCGAGCGTCAGGGCGGTTCGCCGCAGCCTTCGGTGCTGCGCGAGATGCGCACCAGCTTCAAGGTCGAGCGGGCTCCGCATGCCAGCGTGCTGCAGGCCAGCTATGGCGGGGAAACACCGCAATCGGCAGCCAATGTGCTCAATGCCATCATCGATGCCTATCTCGCCTATCGCCGTGAAGTGCTGGTTGAAGACGGCGCCGATGCGCTGGGCCAGCGTCTGGCCGCTGCCGAAATAGCTGCTGCCGTGGCAGAGACCAATCTGCGCGCCTTCCTGACAGAAAATGCCATTGTCGATTTCCAGGCCGAGCGTCTGGCGCTGGTTACCCGCATGACGGAGCTGGAAAACTCTCTTCTGGCTGCGGAGGCGGCCACGCAGTCCGCCCGCGGAGGCGCTGCAGCTCTCTCACAGCGCCTGCAGGACATGCCGCAGTCCATTGAACTTTATGTTGAAAATGACGTCACCGGGCAGCTTCTGGCGCTGGACGTACGCCGCCGTGAGCTGAGCTCACGTTATCAGGACGACGCGCCGCCCGTGCAGGCGCTTGACCGCGAGATACGAGCCTTGCGTGAGCTGGTGCAGTCAGGCGGGGCGGACGGTGCCGGCCAGCGCCGTACTGGTACCAATCCGGTCTATCAGGAACTGGATACGGCCCGGCTGCAACGGGAGGCGGAGGCTGCTGCGCAGGCGCGCCTTGCGGCCACATTGCGTGTCCAGCTTGATGCGGCGCGGTCCCAGGCTGACCGGCTTGCGGGGCTGGCAAGCCAGTATGACCGGCTGAGCCGCGAGGCATCCTCACGCGGAGAGGCGGCGGGGCGTCTCGCCCTCCAGTTTGCCGCGGCTTCATCGCGCCGGGGCGGTGCCTCCGGCATTGCTGACTCGGTGCGTATCGTCGAACGGGCGACCCCGCCCGCGCAGGCGCGCTCCTTGCGCACTGCGGCCATCGGGGCAGCGGGCATACTGGCGCTCGGTGCGGCCGTTCTGCTGGGGCTGCTGAAAGGCTATTTCGATGCCACGCGCGACCCGCGCGCCCTTCGTCCGGTATCGCGGCGTGAGCAGGATGATCTTGCCGACGCCCATGTCGAGCCGGCGCCAGCGCCCTACCGGCAGGCGGCCAGCACAGCCCCAGCGCCACGCCCGCAAGGCGGTCAGCGCGCCGCGCATGTTGAACCTGCTGCAAGACCCCTTGCGGTGCTGGCCCGCGTGCGGGATTTTGGTCCCGGCGCCATGCACGGGTCAGGGCACGCATGA
- a CDS encoding polysaccharide biosynthesis/export family protein → MREFDWTRRNALAALLAGSVAIGLSACGGRARPTASFEASRFQTWSGGDPVYRLYPGDAIEVTVHTAPELSREVEIGPDGRASLPLVGGVMVSQKTAPEAARAIADGYARILRDPIIEVRPLSFGSQRILVGGEVNAPGPYPLPDGRTGVLEAVMFAGGFQTTARRNSVVVLRRAPDGGAMMRTVDVRSALRGQPADMIPLARHDVVFVPRSGIAEVNLFVDQYIRGILPLDSGFNYLLFEATRN, encoded by the coding sequence ATGCGCGAATTTGACTGGACCCGGCGCAACGCGCTCGCAGCCCTGCTGGCTGGCAGCGTAGCAATCGGCCTTTCCGCCTGCGGCGGGCGGGCACGTCCGACCGCCAGCTTCGAGGCCTCGCGCTTCCAGACCTGGAGCGGCGGCGATCCGGTTTACCGGCTCTATCCCGGCGATGCGATCGAGGTAACGGTTCACACCGCGCCGGAATTATCGCGCGAAGTGGAAATCGGCCCGGACGGGCGCGCCAGCCTGCCGCTGGTTGGCGGGGTGATGGTGTCGCAGAAGACAGCGCCAGAGGCCGCACGGGCCATCGCAGACGGCTATGCGCGCATCCTGCGTGATCCGATTATCGAAGTGCGCCCGCTGAGCTTTGGCTCGCAGCGCATTCTGGTGGGCGGCGAAGTAAACGCACCCGGCCCCTACCCGCTGCCGGATGGCCGGACAGGCGTGCTCGAGGCCGTCATGTTTGCCGGCGGGTTTCAGACCACCGCACGGCGCAATTCCGTGGTCGTGCTGCGGCGTGCGCCCGATGGCGGCGCGATGATGCGCACGGTCGATGTGCGCTCCGCACTGCGCGGACAGCCCGCCGACATGATCCCGCTGGCCCGCCACGATGTCGTATTCGTGCCGCGCTCAGGCATCGCCGAGGTCAATCTGTTCGTCGATCAGTATATCCGGGGCATCCTGCCCCTGGATTCCGGGTTCAACTACCTGCTGTTCGAGGCCACCCGGAACTGA
- a CDS encoding sel1 repeat family protein: protein MAFTDVETRQVHDAINTDPTGEDLCKLGLLYSTGQGGVIDYVEAHKWFNLAALMGSEPAKHYRKEVSSEMGTEDIAAAQRAAREWLSTRH, encoded by the coding sequence ATGGCTTTCACTGATGTGGAAACCCGTCAGGTTCACGACGCGATCAATACCGATCCGACCGGCGAGGACCTTTGCAAGCTCGGCCTGCTCTACTCGACGGGCCAGGGCGGTGTCATCGACTATGTCGAGGCGCACAAATGGTTCAATCTGGCCGCGCTGATGGGCTCTGAGCCTGCCAAGCACTACCGCAAGGAAGTGTCGAGCGAGATGGGCACCGAAGACATTGCGGCGGCACAGCGTGCTGCGCGCGAGTGGCTTTCCACCCGTCACTAG
- a CDS encoding glutathione S-transferase family protein produces MSQSPIEVFYWPTPNGWKVTIALEEMGLPYVIRPVNIGTGEQFRPEFLAISPNNRMPAITDPDGPDGKPISIFESGAILQYLARKTGKFHGANAREQAEVEQWLYWQMGGLGPMAGQAHHFRSYAKKIEPDETKLEYGANRYTNEVNRLYGVMDRRLADREYLAGAYSIADMAAWPWILPEGQGQNLDDFPNLKAWVERLKQRPALRRGRDAGKELRSNLAEDSEEAKKARAILFGQKAL; encoded by the coding sequence ATGAGCCAATCCCCGATCGAGGTTTTCTACTGGCCGACGCCGAATGGCTGGAAGGTCACCATCGCGCTGGAGGAGATGGGCCTGCCTTATGTGATCCGTCCGGTGAATATCGGCACCGGGGAACAGTTCAGGCCGGAATTCCTCGCCATCAGCCCGAATAACCGCATGCCCGCCATCACCGACCCCGATGGACCTGACGGCAAGCCGATCTCGATCTTTGAAAGCGGCGCGATCCTGCAATATCTCGCCCGCAAGACGGGCAAGTTCCATGGCGCGAACGCGCGCGAGCAGGCCGAAGTGGAGCAATGGCTCTACTGGCAGATGGGCGGGCTGGGGCCGATGGCAGGCCAGGCGCATCATTTCCGCTCCTACGCGAAGAAGATCGAGCCCGATGAGACGAAGCTCGAATACGGCGCGAACCGCTACACCAATGAGGTGAACCGGCTCTACGGTGTGATGGACCGGCGTCTGGCTGACCGGGAATATCTGGCGGGTGCCTACTCCATCGCCGACATGGCCGCCTGGCCGTGGATACTGCCCGAGGGGCAGGGGCAGAACCTTGACGACTTCCCCAATCTGAAAGCCTGGGTGGAGCGGCTGAAGCAGCGCCCGGCCCTGCGCCGCGGGCGCGATGCGGGCAAGGAGCTGCGCTCCAACCTCGCCGAGGATTCCGAGGAAGCCAAAAAGGCCCGCGCGATCCTCTTCGGCCAGAAGGCGCTTTGA
- a CDS encoding isopenicillin N synthase family dioxygenase: MTAILQDLIKPVSFAQAARDPQGFADALCGSFREYGFAVVSDHIIDEEVIDRAVAETKAFFALPDETKRQYHQPGGGGQRGYTPFGVEAAKGAASVDLKEFWHRGRDLPQGHRFSDVMPANVSVDAVPGFDEATRDLFDALDAMGRVLLKAIARHLELPENWFEARVAEGNSILRLLHYPPIQGEPDGVRAGAHEDINVITLLLGAEEAGLQVKTRSSEWLAINPPPGALVVNVGDMLQRLTNHVLPSTTHRVVNPSAERMAFSRYSTPYFLHFAPDVEIKTLPQCVSADNPDRYLQPITAHEYLMERLREIRLA, translated from the coding sequence ATGACCGCCATCCTGCAAGACCTGATAAAGCCCGTCTCCTTTGCGCAGGCCGCGCGTGACCCGCAAGGCTTTGCCGATGCGCTGTGCGGCAGTTTTCGCGAGTACGGTTTCGCAGTCGTCAGCGATCACATTATCGATGAGGAGGTCATTGACCGGGCGGTTGCCGAGACCAAGGCCTTCTTCGCCCTGCCCGACGAAACAAAGCGGCAGTATCACCAGCCCGGTGGCGGCGGCCAGCGCGGCTACACCCCGTTCGGCGTGGAGGCGGCCAAGGGCGCAGCTTCGGTCGATCTGAAGGAGTTCTGGCACCGGGGCCGCGACCTGCCGCAAGGCCATCGCTTTTCTGACGTCATGCCCGCCAACGTCTCCGTAGATGCGGTCCCCGGCTTTGATGAAGCCACGCGTGACCTCTTTGATGCACTCGACGCCATGGGCCGCGTGCTCCTCAAAGCCATTGCCCGCCATCTGGAGCTGCCGGAAAACTGGTTCGAGGCGCGCGTCGCCGAGGGCAACTCCATATTGCGCCTGTTGCACTACCCGCCGATCCAGGGCGAGCCGGACGGCGTGCGCGCCGGCGCGCATGAGGACATCAATGTCATCACGCTGCTCTTAGGCGCGGAGGAGGCGGGCCTGCAGGTGAAGACCCGCTCTAGCGAATGGCTGGCCATCAACCCGCCGCCGGGCGCTCTGGTGGTCAATGTGGGCGACATGCTGCAGCGCCTGACCAACCATGTCCTGCCCTCCACCACACACCGCGTGGTGAACCCCAGTGCAGAGCGCATGGCCTTCTCGCGCTATTCCACGCCCTACTTCCTGCATTTTGCGCCGGACGTGGAGATCAAGACCCTGCCGCAATGCGTCAGCGCGGATAATCCGGACCGCTATTTGCAGCCCATCACCGCTCATGAGTATCTTATGGAGCGGCTGCGCGAGATTCGGCTCGCCTAG